One Capsicum annuum cultivar UCD-10X-F1 chromosome 2, UCD10Xv1.1, whole genome shotgun sequence genomic window carries:
- the LOC107859645 gene encoding uncharacterized protein LOC107859645 isoform X2 — MPTLLKSNNSCPKSTASVNLEHANAATPTVKVGNTSKVEDAAYIRIYYGQTFKVIKNTLDAKSYLLIQNNTRMASRTKYCTSRIKSFVIPLANYSIETDYFFPVSFFELLGLLGNLKGITSTYVASQCVLKLYQDGLVESINKNDPQQLSQYAAHFIANTDEAQPCNFATFVPIGEDAPLQRAEWIKYLGVFANMENRANQVYSAIKENYLCLSKAAISRNSLKPTVSWMEYKDGVWSFTRDPYKLKFVEDAGGVNVDDSINKITYNMSIPDDLEEFHAILCTVDVVIDETYTSDPEAYNGSTFLGNINLEDQSCFAFLSNQSLWRYDKRVQNSTVLDWYDGAVSQPQLVLADIIEALYPKGNYNTTYFRNIAKGEGIISIGPEMCERDSSIPMEPTVVACQ; from the exons ATGCCAACACTACTGAAATCAAATAATTCATGCCCCAAATCAACTGCTTCTGTGAA TTTGGAGCATGCAAATGCAGCAACTCCAACAGTGAAAGTTGGGAATACATCAAAAGTGGAAGATGCTGCATATATCCGGATATACTATGGACAAACCTTCAAGGTTATTAAGAACACCCTTGATGCCAAGAGTTATCTTCTTATCCAG AACAACACGAGAATGGCTAGTAGAACAAAGTATTGCACCTCAAGAATAAAGTCTTTTGTTATCCCACTAGCGAACTACTCAATCGAGACTGACTACTTCTTTCCAG TTTCCTTTTTCGAG CTATTAGGCCTATTGGgaaacttgaaaggcataacGTCAACGTATGTGGCCTCCCAATGCGTACTAAAACTATACCAAGACGGACTAGTAGAGAGCATCAACAAGAATGACCCTCAACAACTTTCACAATATGCAGCTCACTTCATTGCCAACACCGATGAAGCTCAACCCTGCAACTTTGCCACGTTTGTCCCTATTGGTGAAGATGCACCTCTACAG CGTGCAGAGTGGATAAAATACTTAGGAGTTTTTGCGAATATGGAAAACAGGGCAAACCAAGTCTACTCTGCA attaaggagaactatttgTGCTTGAGCAAAGCTGCAATCAGTAGGAATTCACTTAAACCAACTGTCTCTTGGATGGAGTATAAAGAT GGAGTGTGGTCATTTACAAGAGATCCATACAAATTAAAG TTTGTAGAGGATGCTGGTGGAGTCAATGTTGATGATTCCATCAACAAAATCACATACAATATGTCTATTCCTGATGATTTAGAAGAGTTTCATGCTATTCTCTGT ACTGTGGATGTAGTGATTGATGAAACATATACCTCAGATCCAGAGGCTTATAATGGCTCCACATTTCTTGGAAACATCAATTTGGAAGATCAATCCTGCTTTGCTTTTCTCTCAAATCAAAGCTTGTGGAGATATGATAAAAGAGTACAAAATTCTACGGTCCTCG ACTGGTATGATGGAGCTGTCTCTCAACCCCAACTGGTCCTAGCAGATATCATTGAAGCTTTATATCCTAAAGGAAATTATAACACTACATATTTCAGAAATATCGCAAAG GGAGAAGGGATCATAAGCATTGGTCCTGAAATGTGTGAAAGAGATAGCTCCATCCCAATGGAACCTACAGTTGTAGCTTGCCAGTAG
- the LOC107859645 gene encoding uncharacterized protein LOC107859645 isoform X3: MNNTRMASRTKYCTSRIKSFVIPLANYSIETDYFFPVSFFELLGLLGNLKGITSTYVASQCVLKLYQDGLVESINKNDPQQLSQYAAHFIANTDEAQPCNFATFVPIGEDAPLQRAEWIKYLGVFANMENRANQVYSAIKENYLCLSKAAISRNSLKPTVSWMEYKDGVWSFTRDPYKLKFVEDAGGVNVDDSINKITYNMSIPDDLEEFHAILCTVDVVIDETYTSDPEAYNGSTFLGNINLEDQSCFAFLSNQSLWRYDKRVQNSTVLDWYDGAVSQPQLVLADIIEALYPKGNYNTTYFRNIAKGEGIISIGPEMCERDSSIPMEPTVVACQ, from the exons atg AACAACACGAGAATGGCTAGTAGAACAAAGTATTGCACCTCAAGAATAAAGTCTTTTGTTATCCCACTAGCGAACTACTCAATCGAGACTGACTACTTCTTTCCAG TTTCCTTTTTCGAG CTATTAGGCCTATTGGgaaacttgaaaggcataacGTCAACGTATGTGGCCTCCCAATGCGTACTAAAACTATACCAAGACGGACTAGTAGAGAGCATCAACAAGAATGACCCTCAACAACTTTCACAATATGCAGCTCACTTCATTGCCAACACCGATGAAGCTCAACCCTGCAACTTTGCCACGTTTGTCCCTATTGGTGAAGATGCACCTCTACAG CGTGCAGAGTGGATAAAATACTTAGGAGTTTTTGCGAATATGGAAAACAGGGCAAACCAAGTCTACTCTGCA attaaggagaactatttgTGCTTGAGCAAAGCTGCAATCAGTAGGAATTCACTTAAACCAACTGTCTCTTGGATGGAGTATAAAGAT GGAGTGTGGTCATTTACAAGAGATCCATACAAATTAAAG TTTGTAGAGGATGCTGGTGGAGTCAATGTTGATGATTCCATCAACAAAATCACATACAATATGTCTATTCCTGATGATTTAGAAGAGTTTCATGCTATTCTCTGT ACTGTGGATGTAGTGATTGATGAAACATATACCTCAGATCCAGAGGCTTATAATGGCTCCACATTTCTTGGAAACATCAATTTGGAAGATCAATCCTGCTTTGCTTTTCTCTCAAATCAAAGCTTGTGGAGATATGATAAAAGAGTACAAAATTCTACGGTCCTCG ACTGGTATGATGGAGCTGTCTCTCAACCCCAACTGGTCCTAGCAGATATCATTGAAGCTTTATATCCTAAAGGAAATTATAACACTACATATTTCAGAAATATCGCAAAG GGAGAAGGGATCATAAGCATTGGTCCTGAAATGTGTGAAAGAGATAGCTCCATCCCAATGGAACCTACAGTTGTAGCTTGCCAGTAG
- the LOC107859647 gene encoding DEAD-box ATP-dependent RNA helicase 21 encodes MSQPDPSKKPVFLTKAQREQLALQRRHDEISEQKRRAEELLQQGDNNNRPSSNENDDREKDHRERDRSDHHRSRDRERERERERGSRDRESERRKRDRERDEEIKERERARLEKLSEREREKELDAIKEQYLGSKKPKKRVIKPSEKFRFSFDWENTEDTSRDMNALYQNPHEARLLFGRGFRAGMDRREQKKLAAKNERELREEIRKKDGVEESAVEAAALKKKELDADLYDTFDMRVDRHWSDKKLEEMTERDWRIFREDHNISYKGSRIPRPMRNWVESKLTAELLKAVERAGYKKPSPIQMAAIPLGLQQRDVIGVAETGSGKTAAFVLPMLTYITRLPPLSEENEAEGPYAVVMAPTRELAQQIEDETVKFAHYLGIKVVSIVGGQSIEEQGFRIRQGCEVVIATPGRLLDCLERRYCVLNQCNYVVLDEADRMIDMGFEPQVVGVLDAMPSSNMKPENEDEELDEKRIYRTTYMFSATMPPAVERLARKYLRNPVVVTIGTAGKATDLITQHVFMVKEPEKMFKLQKLLDELGDKTAIVFINTKKQADTVAKNLDKNGYRVTTLHGGKSQEQREISLEGFRTKRYNVLVATDVAGRGIDIPDVAHVINYDMPNNIEAYTHRIGRTGRAGKTGVATTFLTMQDTEVFYDLKQMLTQSNSPVPPELARHEASKFKPGSIPDRPPRRNDTVFVH; translated from the coding sequence ATGAGTCAACCGGATCCGTCGAAGAAGCCCGTCTTCCTCACTAAAGCACAGCGAGAACAGCTAGCCCTTCAGCGCCGTCACGATGAAATCTCCGAACAGAAACGCCGGGCAGAAGAGCTTCTCCAACAAGGAGACAACAATAACCGCCCTTCCTCCAACGAAAACGACGACCGTGAAAAGGATCATCGTGAGAGAGATAGGAGTGACCATCATCGGTCCAGGGacagagaaagagagagagaaagggaaAGGGGGTCGAGGGACCGGGAGTCGGAGAGGCGGAAGCGAGATAGGGAGCGGGACGAAGAGATTAAGGAAAGAGAGCGAGCTCGATTGGAGAAATTATCTGAAAGAGAGCGAGAGAAGGAGCTTGATGCTATCAAAGAGCAGTATCTCGGGTCGAAAAAACCTAAGAAGCGGGTTATTAAACCTAGTGAGAAATTTAGGTTTTCGTTCGATTGGGAAAACACTGAGGACACGTCTCGTGATATGAATGCTCTCTACCAAAACCCTCATGAAGCTCGGTTGCTGTTTGGTCGCGGATTCCGTGCTGGAATGGACAGAAGGGAGCAGAAGAAGCTTGCTGCGAAGAATGAGAGGGAGCTACGGGAGGAGATCCGGAAGAAGGACGGCGTTGAGGAGTCTGCTGTAGAAGCTGCTGCTCTGAAGAAGAAGGAACTCGATGCCGATTTGTATGACACTTTCGACATGAGGGTTGATCGCCATTGGTCAGACAAGAAGCTGGAGGAGATGACGGAGAGGGATTGGAGGATATTCAGGGAGGATCATAATATATCCTATAAGGGGTCGAGGATACCCCGTCCCATGAGGAATTGGGTCGAGAGCAAGTTAACTGCTGAGTTGCTCAAGGCCGTTGAGAGGGCTGGCTACAAGAAGCCGTCTCCCATACAAATGGCTGCCATTCCTCTTGGACTTCAACAGCGTGATGTGATTGGTGTCGCAGAGACTGGATCAGGTAAAACTGCTGCCTTTGTTCTCCCCATGTTGACGTACATCACTAGGCTTCCTCCATTGAGTGAGGAGAATGAGGCGGAGGGGCCATATGCGGTTGTAATGGCCCCCACTCGAGAACTTGCTCAACAAATCGAGGATGAGACCGTCAAGTTTGCACACTATCTGGGTATCAAAGTTGTTTCCATTGTTGGTGGGCAGTCCATAGAGGAGCAAGGTTTCAGGATTAGGCAAGGTTGTGAAGTTGTGATTGCAACCCCTGGGCGACTTCTTGATTGCTTGGAGAGACGGTATTGTGTTCTTAACCAGTGTAATTATGTTGTTCTTGATGAGGCTGACCGAATGATTGACATGGGGTTTGAACCTCAAGTTGTTGGTGTATTGGATGCTATGCCTTCAAGTAATATGAAACCGGAGAATGAGGATGAAGAGCTTGATGAGAAGAGGATTTATCGAACCACTTATATGTTCAGTGCTACCATGCCACCTGCTGTAGAGCGGCTGGCTAGAAAATACTTAAGAAATCCTGTTGTTGTGACTATTGGCACTGCTGGAAAGGCTACTGACCTCATTACTCAGCACGTTTTCATGGTAAAGGAACCTGAGAAAATGTTTAAGCTGCAGAAATTGCTGGATGAGCTTGGAGATAAGACTGCTATTGTGTTCATCAACACTAAAAAGCAGGCTGATACTGTTGCCAAGAATCTGGATAAAAACGGCTACAGGGTAACCACACTGCATGGTGGAAAATCACAGGAGCAGAGAGAAATCAGCCTTGAAGGATTTAGGACCAAGAGGTATAATGTGTTGGTTGCTACTGACGTTGCTGGTCGTGGGATTGATATACCTGATGTGGCCCATGTGATAAATTATGATATGCCAAACAATATTGAAGCATACACCCATCGTATTGGACGTACAGGTCGTGCAGGAAAGACAGGTGTAGCCACAACATTCTTGACCATGCAGGACACTGAAGTCTTTTATGATCTTAAGCAAATGCTCACACAAAGCAACAGTCCTGTTCCCCCAGAACTCGCCAGGCACGAGGCATCGAAATTCAAGCCTGGAAGTATTCCTGATAGACCACCTAGGCGGAATGATACTGTCTTTGTTCATTAA
- the LOC107859645 gene encoding uncharacterized protein LOC107859645 isoform X4 — protein sequence MASRTKYCTSRIKSFVIPLANYSIETDYFFPVSFFELLGLLGNLKGITSTYVASQCVLKLYQDGLVESINKNDPQQLSQYAAHFIANTDEAQPCNFATFVPIGEDAPLQRAEWIKYLGVFANMENRANQVYSAIKENYLCLSKAAISRNSLKPTVSWMEYKDGVWSFTRDPYKLKFVEDAGGVNVDDSINKITYNMSIPDDLEEFHAILCTVDVVIDETYTSDPEAYNGSTFLGNINLEDQSCFAFLSNQSLWRYDKRVQNSTVLDWYDGAVSQPQLVLADIIEALYPKGNYNTTYFRNIAKGEGIISIGPEMCERDSSIPMEPTVVACQ from the exons ATGGCTAGTAGAACAAAGTATTGCACCTCAAGAATAAAGTCTTTTGTTATCCCACTAGCGAACTACTCAATCGAGACTGACTACTTCTTTCCAG TTTCCTTTTTCGAG CTATTAGGCCTATTGGgaaacttgaaaggcataacGTCAACGTATGTGGCCTCCCAATGCGTACTAAAACTATACCAAGACGGACTAGTAGAGAGCATCAACAAGAATGACCCTCAACAACTTTCACAATATGCAGCTCACTTCATTGCCAACACCGATGAAGCTCAACCCTGCAACTTTGCCACGTTTGTCCCTATTGGTGAAGATGCACCTCTACAG CGTGCAGAGTGGATAAAATACTTAGGAGTTTTTGCGAATATGGAAAACAGGGCAAACCAAGTCTACTCTGCA attaaggagaactatttgTGCTTGAGCAAAGCTGCAATCAGTAGGAATTCACTTAAACCAACTGTCTCTTGGATGGAGTATAAAGAT GGAGTGTGGTCATTTACAAGAGATCCATACAAATTAAAG TTTGTAGAGGATGCTGGTGGAGTCAATGTTGATGATTCCATCAACAAAATCACATACAATATGTCTATTCCTGATGATTTAGAAGAGTTTCATGCTATTCTCTGT ACTGTGGATGTAGTGATTGATGAAACATATACCTCAGATCCAGAGGCTTATAATGGCTCCACATTTCTTGGAAACATCAATTTGGAAGATCAATCCTGCTTTGCTTTTCTCTCAAATCAAAGCTTGTGGAGATATGATAAAAGAGTACAAAATTCTACGGTCCTCG ACTGGTATGATGGAGCTGTCTCTCAACCCCAACTGGTCCTAGCAGATATCATTGAAGCTTTATATCCTAAAGGAAATTATAACACTACATATTTCAGAAATATCGCAAAG GGAGAAGGGATCATAAGCATTGGTCCTGAAATGTGTGAAAGAGATAGCTCCATCCCAATGGAACCTACAGTTGTAGCTTGCCAGTAG
- the LOC107859645 gene encoding uncharacterized protein LOC107859645 isoform X5 has product MLHISGYTMDKPSRLLRTPLMPRVIFLSRMASRTKYCTSRIKSFVIPLANYSIETDYFFPVSFFELLGLLGNLKGITSTYVASQCVLKLYQDGLVESINKNDPQQLSQYAAHFIANTDEAQPCNFATFVPIGEDAPLQRAEWIKYLGVFANMENRANQVYSAIKENYLCLSKAAISRNSLKPTVSWMEYKDGVWSFTRDPYKLKFVEDAGGVNVDDSINKITYNMSIPDDLEEFHAILCTVDVVIDETYTSDPEAYNGSTFLGNINLEDQSCFAFLSNQSLWRYDKRVQNSTVLDWYDGAVSQPQLVLADIIEALYPKGNYNTTYFRNIAKGEGIISIGPEMCERDSSIPMEPTVVACQ; this is encoded by the exons ATGCTGCATATATCCGGATATACTATGGACAAACCTTCAAGGTTATTAAGAACACCCTTGATGCCAAGAGTTATCTTCTTATCCAG AATGGCTAGTAGAACAAAGTATTGCACCTCAAGAATAAAGTCTTTTGTTATCCCACTAGCGAACTACTCAATCGAGACTGACTACTTCTTTCCAG TTTCCTTTTTCGAG CTATTAGGCCTATTGGgaaacttgaaaggcataacGTCAACGTATGTGGCCTCCCAATGCGTACTAAAACTATACCAAGACGGACTAGTAGAGAGCATCAACAAGAATGACCCTCAACAACTTTCACAATATGCAGCTCACTTCATTGCCAACACCGATGAAGCTCAACCCTGCAACTTTGCCACGTTTGTCCCTATTGGTGAAGATGCACCTCTACAG CGTGCAGAGTGGATAAAATACTTAGGAGTTTTTGCGAATATGGAAAACAGGGCAAACCAAGTCTACTCTGCA attaaggagaactatttgTGCTTGAGCAAAGCTGCAATCAGTAGGAATTCACTTAAACCAACTGTCTCTTGGATGGAGTATAAAGAT GGAGTGTGGTCATTTACAAGAGATCCATACAAATTAAAG TTTGTAGAGGATGCTGGTGGAGTCAATGTTGATGATTCCATCAACAAAATCACATACAATATGTCTATTCCTGATGATTTAGAAGAGTTTCATGCTATTCTCTGT ACTGTGGATGTAGTGATTGATGAAACATATACCTCAGATCCAGAGGCTTATAATGGCTCCACATTTCTTGGAAACATCAATTTGGAAGATCAATCCTGCTTTGCTTTTCTCTCAAATCAAAGCTTGTGGAGATATGATAAAAGAGTACAAAATTCTACGGTCCTCG ACTGGTATGATGGAGCTGTCTCTCAACCCCAACTGGTCCTAGCAGATATCATTGAAGCTTTATATCCTAAAGGAAATTATAACACTACATATTTCAGAAATATCGCAAAG GGAGAAGGGATCATAAGCATTGGTCCTGAAATGTGTGAAAGAGATAGCTCCATCCCAATGGAACCTACAGTTGTAGCTTGCCAGTAG
- the LOC107859645 gene encoding uncharacterized protein LOC107859645 isoform X1 yields the protein MYFLSHCSTSNMCVLQILLVLLWCIHSLEHANAATPTVKVGNTSKVEDAAYIRIYYGQTFKVIKNTLDAKSYLLIQNNTRMASRTKYCTSRIKSFVIPLANYSIETDYFFPVSFFELLGLLGNLKGITSTYVASQCVLKLYQDGLVESINKNDPQQLSQYAAHFIANTDEAQPCNFATFVPIGEDAPLQRAEWIKYLGVFANMENRANQVYSAIKENYLCLSKAAISRNSLKPTVSWMEYKDGVWSFTRDPYKLKFVEDAGGVNVDDSINKITYNMSIPDDLEEFHAILCTVDVVIDETYTSDPEAYNGSTFLGNINLEDQSCFAFLSNQSLWRYDKRVQNSTVLDWYDGAVSQPQLVLADIIEALYPKGNYNTTYFRNIAKGEGIISIGPEMCERDSSIPMEPTVVACQ from the exons ATGTATTTTCTCTCACATTGTTCTACTAGTAACATGTGTGTGCTGCAAATTTTGTTGGTTTTGTTGTGGTGCATCCACAGTTTGGAGCATGCAAATGCAGCAACTCCAACAGTGAAAGTTGGGAATACATCAAAAGTGGAAGATGCTGCATATATCCGGATATACTATGGACAAACCTTCAAGGTTATTAAGAACACCCTTGATGCCAAGAGTTATCTTCTTATCCAG AACAACACGAGAATGGCTAGTAGAACAAAGTATTGCACCTCAAGAATAAAGTCTTTTGTTATCCCACTAGCGAACTACTCAATCGAGACTGACTACTTCTTTCCAG TTTCCTTTTTCGAG CTATTAGGCCTATTGGgaaacttgaaaggcataacGTCAACGTATGTGGCCTCCCAATGCGTACTAAAACTATACCAAGACGGACTAGTAGAGAGCATCAACAAGAATGACCCTCAACAACTTTCACAATATGCAGCTCACTTCATTGCCAACACCGATGAAGCTCAACCCTGCAACTTTGCCACGTTTGTCCCTATTGGTGAAGATGCACCTCTACAG CGTGCAGAGTGGATAAAATACTTAGGAGTTTTTGCGAATATGGAAAACAGGGCAAACCAAGTCTACTCTGCA attaaggagaactatttgTGCTTGAGCAAAGCTGCAATCAGTAGGAATTCACTTAAACCAACTGTCTCTTGGATGGAGTATAAAGAT GGAGTGTGGTCATTTACAAGAGATCCATACAAATTAAAG TTTGTAGAGGATGCTGGTGGAGTCAATGTTGATGATTCCATCAACAAAATCACATACAATATGTCTATTCCTGATGATTTAGAAGAGTTTCATGCTATTCTCTGT ACTGTGGATGTAGTGATTGATGAAACATATACCTCAGATCCAGAGGCTTATAATGGCTCCACATTTCTTGGAAACATCAATTTGGAAGATCAATCCTGCTTTGCTTTTCTCTCAAATCAAAGCTTGTGGAGATATGATAAAAGAGTACAAAATTCTACGGTCCTCG ACTGGTATGATGGAGCTGTCTCTCAACCCCAACTGGTCCTAGCAGATATCATTGAAGCTTTATATCCTAAAGGAAATTATAACACTACATATTTCAGAAATATCGCAAAG GGAGAAGGGATCATAAGCATTGGTCCTGAAATGTGTGAAAGAGATAGCTCCATCCCAATGGAACCTACAGTTGTAGCTTGCCAGTAG